In one Chitinophaga sancti genomic region, the following are encoded:
- a CDS encoding (Fe-S)-binding protein, with product MHIIQEILFVFAFAIAVFLFYRKARQIRLNILLGRDISLNDHPDLRWKNVLLLAFGQKKMFRKPLVAVLHIFVYAGFLIINMEVLEIILDGILGTHRLFMPFSGALYPVLVGSFEALAVLVISGCVVFLVRRNIIHVRRLAMHELDGWPKSDANYILVTEIVLMLLFLTMNTADQALHPNVGPFWISGAFRPAFEGLSPLTLEAIERGCWWLHILGILAFLNYLPYSKHLHIILAFPNAYFSDLRPRGKMENMPAVQKEVSLMLQPELAATEPASAEMPKFGAKDVPDLTWKNILDAYSCTECGRCTAACPANLTGKKLSPRKIMMDTRDRAEEIGKLGNTAGKTLLRDYISEEELRACTSCNACVQECPVSINPLHIILQLRRHLVMEESSAPQEWNMMFSNIENNMAPWKFSPDDRDKWATEMNA from the coding sequence ATGCATATAATTCAGGAAATCCTGTTTGTATTTGCCTTCGCCATTGCTGTGTTCCTCTTTTACCGCAAAGCCAGGCAGATCAGGCTTAATATTTTGCTTGGAAGAGATATATCGTTGAATGATCACCCCGATCTACGTTGGAAAAATGTACTTCTCCTCGCCTTTGGGCAGAAAAAAATGTTCCGCAAGCCTTTGGTGGCCGTATTACACATCTTCGTGTATGCCGGTTTCCTGATTATCAATATGGAGGTACTCGAAATTATCCTGGATGGGATACTGGGTACCCACCGCCTCTTTATGCCCTTCTCAGGCGCATTATACCCCGTATTGGTGGGGAGCTTTGAGGCACTGGCAGTACTGGTCATCAGTGGATGTGTTGTTTTCCTGGTCAGGCGTAATATTATTCATGTACGCAGACTGGCCATGCATGAACTGGATGGCTGGCCGAAGTCAGATGCCAATTATATCCTGGTTACGGAAATCGTGCTGATGCTGCTGTTCCTGACCATGAATACTGCCGATCAGGCCCTTCATCCCAACGTAGGGCCATTCTGGATATCCGGGGCATTCAGACCTGCTTTTGAGGGGCTCTCTCCCCTTACCCTGGAAGCCATTGAACGTGGCTGCTGGTGGTTGCATATCCTGGGCATCCTGGCTTTCCTGAATTACCTGCCGTATTCAAAGCACCTGCATATTATCCTGGCATTTCCGAATGCTTACTTCAGTGATCTCCGGCCAAGGGGGAAGATGGAGAATATGCCTGCCGTGCAAAAAGAAGTGAGCCTGATGCTGCAACCGGAGCTGGCGGCTACGGAACCCGCGTCTGCAGAGATGCCAAAGTTTGGGGCGAAAGATGTACCCGATCTTACCTGGAAGAATATCCTGGATGCCTATAGTTGTACGGAATGTGGTCGCTGCACAGCCGCCTGCCCGGCCAACCTTACAGGCAAAAAACTTTCTCCCCGCAAGATCATGATGGATACCCGTGACCGTGCGGAAGAAATAGGGAAACTGGGAAATACTGCTGGTAAGACCCTGCTGCGCGACTATATTTCGGAAGAAGAACTGCGGGCTTGTACCAGCTGTAATGCCTGCGTACAGGAATGCCCGGTAAGTATAAACCCACTGCATATCATCTTACAACTCCGCCGGCACCTGGTGATGGAAGAATCCAGTGCACCCCAGGAGTGGAACATGATGTTTAGTAATATAGAAAATAACATGGCCCCCTGGAAGTTTAGCCCTGATGACAGGGATAAGTGGGCAACTGAAATGAATGCATAA
- a CDS encoding phosphoribosyltransferase family protein — protein MESKNVILTQDVIDKKIKRIAYEIYEHNSEEPEIILAGIWDRGTILAEKIAAILKEISPIKIKMIELKLDKQHPDAVQISEALDFNGKVIIMVDDVANSGRTMLYALKPLLEFLPKKIQTAVLVDRKHKSFPLSVDFVGYSLSTTLQEMVMVDVVGEEIYSAYLQ, from the coding sequence ATGGAATCAAAGAATGTAATCCTCACCCAGGATGTGATCGATAAAAAAATCAAACGTATTGCTTACGAGATCTATGAGCATAACAGTGAAGAGCCGGAAATTATCCTGGCAGGGATCTGGGATAGGGGAACAATTCTCGCTGAAAAAATAGCGGCTATCCTGAAGGAGATTTCTCCCATTAAGATTAAAATGATCGAATTGAAACTGGATAAGCAGCATCCCGATGCTGTTCAAATCTCAGAAGCACTGGATTTCAACGGAAAAGTAATTATAATGGTAGATGATGTGGCTAATTCAGGCAGAACGATGCTATATGCCCTGAAGCCTTTGCTGGAGTTTTTACCTAAGAAGATTCAAACGGCGGTACTGGTGGATCGTAAGCATAAGTCTTTCCCGCTGTCAGTGGATTTTGTGGGTTATTCCTTATCTACCACTTTGCAGGAGATGGTGATGGTAGATGTAGTGGGAGAGGAGATCTATTCTGCGTATTTACAATAA
- a CDS encoding phospho-sugar mutase, translated as MDNVIESKVSQWLNGQFDAETVSAIKKLQQENPDELADAFYRNLEFGTGGLRGIMGVGTNRMNRYTVGMATQGFANYLKQAFTDEISIAIAHDSRNNSRFFAEVAANVMAANGIKVYLFESLRPTPELSFTIRHLKCKGGIVLTASHNPKEYNGYKAYWNDGAQLIPPHDKNVIREVEKINSVDEVKWSGGEANIHPIGTEIDEAYLQMLKGLSIQPEAIAAQKDLKIVYTPIHGTGITLVPETLKRFGFTNVHVVEEQATPNGNFPTVVYPNPEESEAMSIGLKKAKELDAAILLGTDPDSDRVGIAVKDLKGEWILLNGNQTAVLLFNYIIEGRRAKGLAGATDYVCKTVVTSDLIDVFAAKNNVNCYNVLTGFKWIAELIRAKEGKEHFICGGEESYGYMIGDNVRDKDAIASVALICEMAAVAAGQGRTLYQQLIDIYIKYGYYKESLISITKKGMKGADEIADMMKGYRENPPATIAGVPVVTTYDYQLQQVKNLKTGEVKPITLPKSNVLQFVLEDGSKISARPSGTEPKIKFYFSVNQKLENAAGFDAATKALDAKIQQIIQDMKLK; from the coding sequence ATGGATAATGTAATTGAAAGTAAGGTATCACAATGGCTGAACGGCCAGTTTGATGCGGAGACGGTATCCGCCATCAAAAAATTGCAGCAGGAAAACCCCGATGAACTGGCTGATGCCTTCTACCGTAACCTGGAATTTGGTACGGGCGGTCTCCGCGGTATCATGGGTGTAGGTACTAACCGTATGAACAGGTACACGGTAGGTATGGCTACCCAGGGTTTTGCCAACTACCTGAAACAGGCTTTCACGGATGAAATCAGTATCGCGATTGCACATGATAGTCGCAATAACAGCCGTTTCTTTGCCGAAGTGGCTGCCAACGTTATGGCTGCAAATGGTATCAAAGTATACCTCTTCGAAAGCCTCCGCCCTACTCCGGAGCTATCGTTCACCATCCGTCATCTCAAATGTAAAGGTGGTATCGTACTTACAGCATCGCATAATCCTAAAGAATATAACGGCTATAAAGCTTACTGGAACGATGGCGCTCAGCTGATTCCTCCTCACGACAAGAACGTAATCCGCGAAGTAGAGAAGATCAACTCCGTAGATGAAGTGAAATGGTCCGGCGGCGAAGCGAACATCCACCCCATCGGCACTGAAATTGACGAAGCTTACCTGCAGATGCTGAAAGGCCTGAGCATTCAGCCTGAAGCAATTGCCGCACAGAAAGATCTCAAAATCGTATATACGCCTATTCATGGTACCGGTATTACCCTGGTGCCTGAAACACTGAAACGCTTTGGCTTTACCAATGTACATGTGGTAGAAGAACAGGCTACCCCGAACGGTAACTTCCCTACCGTGGTGTATCCTAACCCGGAAGAATCCGAAGCCATGAGCATTGGCCTGAAGAAAGCGAAAGAACTGGATGCAGCCATCCTGCTGGGTACTGACCCTGATTCTGACCGTGTAGGTATTGCTGTAAAAGACCTGAAAGGAGAATGGATCCTCTTGAATGGTAACCAGACAGCCGTACTGCTCTTCAATTATATTATAGAAGGCCGTCGTGCAAAAGGACTGGCAGGTGCAACTGATTACGTATGTAAAACAGTGGTGACCTCCGACCTGATCGACGTATTTGCTGCTAAAAACAATGTAAACTGCTATAATGTACTTACTGGTTTCAAATGGATCGCTGAACTGATCCGTGCCAAAGAAGGCAAAGAGCATTTCATTTGTGGTGGTGAAGAGTCTTATGGCTATATGATCGGCGACAATGTACGTGATAAGGATGCCATTGCTTCCGTAGCACTCATTTGTGAAATGGCCGCTGTGGCTGCAGGCCAGGGTCGTACCCTCTACCAGCAACTGATCGACATCTATATAAAATATGGATATTATAAGGAGAGCCTGATCTCTATCACCAAGAAAGGAATGAAAGGTGCGGACGAAATTGCTGATATGATGAAGGGCTACCGCGAAAACCCACCTGCTACTATCGCTGGTGTGCCAGTAGTGACTACTTACGACTACCAGTTACAACAGGTGAAAAACCTGAAGACCGGTGAGGTGAAACCTATCACCCTGCCTAAGTCAAACGTACTGCAGTTTGTACTGGAAGATGGCAGCAAGATCTCCGCACGTCCATCCGGTACCGAACCTAAGATCAAATTCTACTTCAGCGTGAACCAGAAACTGGAAAACGCAGCAGGATTTGATGCGGCTACGAAAGCACTGGATGCCAAGATCCAGCAGATCATCCAGGATATGAAACTGAAATAA